The sequence below is a genomic window from Schistocerca gregaria isolate iqSchGreg1 chromosome 5, iqSchGreg1.2, whole genome shotgun sequence.
atagtagcagcagcatgaACAATTCAGAATACTCCGGGGTTTTTGCCCGtgccagacagaacatgatccgacagtgtaacatttgtttacgtgtcaatggaggcctTTTTGAAaccctactgtaattgaaattgcattgtgttaatgtgttgtctcttggtcataaaaaaattgaaaagtgtttgttggtttaattaatatgCCGCCAGCGAAATCTTCCTCTAACGGTTTATAtacacctcataggaaaaaatgacattagggaaaaatattttttttgatgtCCCCCACAATCTCCCAGAGttagtcggtttaaatacttttcaccctgtatgtatccCCGGAACTGTAAGAATTAAGCGGTATTTTTGCGTAGCAATGTTTTCCTCATGTCCATTTTCGACAAAACAGCGATACATTAACACCGTCTCATTTCTCGCAGGTTTTTCCTGTTCCTGCCCTCCGTTCGAGTGCGTGTGCACACGCCAGACAGCGGGCCAGCAGGGCAGCTTCTACACTGGCTCCCAGTACCAAGGCACTGTGGCACACACGGACTGGCTGCAGGAGCACCTGCACCAGATGGGGGCTCTGCCAGTGCACGAAGAACCTCCCCCAGTGCCGCCCTCCTTCTTCGGCCTGTCGGCCGAGGACAGCAGCGGTGCGATCCAGTCGCACCAGCACCAGCCTCAGTACGACTTCACCGCCGCCGCCGGGGACCTCTTCCAGCCGGACGAGATCTTCCAGTTGGACCAGCCCTTGCGGACTCCAGACTATGgcgccctgttgcaccaccagcaACCACCACACCCCCACCACCAGCACCACAGCCACGAAGACCTGCTGGAGCAGGGCCGGAGTGGCAGCGAGGCAGCACACTCGCCCCCCATGCTGCTGGACTTGGGAAGTGGCGTCGTCAAGTCTGAGCCAGCACCAGAGCCCTACTGGCTGGTGACGCAGCCGCAGCCGGCGCAGCACCACATCGCCGCCGCCGATGAGAGCGACAGCTGCTCCAGCAGGTTCGCCGCCTGCTCCCCAGACAGTGGTGCGCCCATCACCACCGGCGTGGACGACTCGGTGGGCAATGACGGCCTCAGCTTCGGCGACCCCTCCATGCGGATGCAGTGTGCTGAGGGTCTGCAGAGTGTCCCCTGCACCACGCCAGACTTGCAACCAGATTTGGCAGCCTCAAATAAGAACGACGTCGATTGCGTGCCAGTGCTTCCCTATGGTCTCGAAGACGGCAGGGACAAGATGCAGGTGGCAAACGGACAGTCCAGTTCTGTGCACAACGTCCAGGGCATGGTCTACTACGACGCGAGGGACGCTTTCCAGCACCACGATGAGGGCCTGCACGACTTCCATTCCTACAGTTCGAGCAGCGAACACCTGTACAAAGGACGCCCTCAAGACCAGTCTGACCGAGTCACGTGTGAAGCGAGTAATGACCTCCTCAAGAACTACCGGTATCCCACTGGTGACTCCACGTTCGACCCACGACTTCAGACCCGGGATCTGATTACCCCGGGTTTCGCCACAAACTGTTCCTCTGGTGTTCCCATGGGTGACGAGAACGTCCACTGCCCCATCGTCGATTACCCTCTCAACAGTGTTGTCGGGATGTATTGCACAGATGGTGACATTGAAATGCAGGACAGGAGAAACACTGCGAGTGGTGACAGCTTGAGAATGATGTGTGTGAACGCTTCTGATGACCCCATGCACGAGTTCCGAATAAACTGCTCCTTACCCAGTGACGGCTTCCACTCACCCCCACACTTCCACGGCAGTCCTCATTTCCAGCACGTAGCAAACCACTGATGTCCAGAGCGAACGTTTGCACGTGGCGTCCTACTGATTGGCTCACTTTTGTTTTACAAAGTTGCTGTTGCAGATTACTTCTGAAGCTTCATGTTTGTACATAGAATAAATGCTATATTAGCAATTCTATTATTGAAAACTTTTTTAACTTTTGTTACTTTATATGCACGAAATCCCACAGTGTTATTCTTATGATTCAACATGAACCCGCACCATATTTTACCTTCGTGTATTAAGCATTGAACTGCATGAACAACCTGGTGAGTTGGTTTTTCGTAATAGGACTTGGTTCCAAACAATCCAGTAAATCTGATTGTATTAGTACAGCTCGTCCACCAGGTTACTGTTCAGTCAAAAGATAAATGCCATCTGATTCGTGGAGACCACCAAATTACCCGTATCAATAAGAATGCGATGAATACCATATATTACACTTTCTTTTGCTTCACAAGAACACTGATAAAAAGATGGTCTGTATTTTATCAACGCCCTTACTTACTGACTCATGTTACCTACAGTTTCACAAATGTCTTATCCAATTTATCTTTTGAGAGTACTGCCCCACTGGAAAACATGCATCTCTATATTGTGTAAGAGTGTTTGTGACCGTAAATTCAATAAACTTCTTCACATACAGGGGTTGCACGTATTATGACAACATACATAATTTATTGAATGAAACATGAAAGTAATTATTTCATATGTTTTAACTTTTGCTGATGGCAACAGAAGGAAATaggaaaaatagttcacttttgcAGCAGTTTGTGTGGAAAAGAAATCACTTGTAGCAAAGTACAAGTTATGTGACGAATGAAGAGCTGTCTCGTTCACGACTCCTCAGTAAACATTTGTGTTTCGACGGTGATGTGGGGAGGGCCGTTATTGATGCACACTCACGTCCTTCGCAGACCAGCTCTTTGCAGTTTCATCTTTATTAAAATTAGCAATTCGTACTCGAACATATAACAGTGTATTCACTTTTCTACTTTGTTTAAGAATTAACATGGCCGGGTACCTGTACTAGAGAAAGTGCACTTCTGCCCGTTTCTTTTGTTCTCTCCATATTTGTATAGCAGGCAACCATCGAAAAAGGTTCAGGTAGATGAGTTATCTTATCCGTGGCAAACTGATACACCCCCGTCACATTACGATTTTCAGCCACCAGGTGTAAAACTGTTCAGTATTAGTAAACATAACTTTAGGCTATGAACCACTTGTCCTTGAATTAAATATTGCTCATCCTATTGCGAACTCTTTTGGCCAGAGGCCTCGAGTGTAACATTTTTGAGATGGCCTCTGATGCAACTCTGAATCATCTGGTACCTCCAGATATTCTCCGAAGTCGAATCAACGTTACTTCGTTAAGTGTTTCTGGGCGCCTGGATCAGTTTCATCcagaaaaaaagtctttcactgTTGCATTCCTTACCAAACATCAGTATGTGATTCTAAGAACAGCTTTACACGAAGTGCAATCGTTTCTAGCAGTAGCTTTCGCAAGTCAGGAGACAACCCGAGAGTAGCAGATGGCTAAATTATTCCCTTACTTGAAAGACAACAAATGTTCAGTAGCCTTAATTGTCACGAATGGGTAACGAGAGACTGGCACTTTGAAATTACGACTGTATGATTTTCAACTCCAGACAGCAGTCAAATATCTTGGTGTTTTCAAaacaatgtgtgttaaatcttatcggacttaactgctaaggtcatcagtccctaagcttacacactacttaacctaaataatcctaaggacaaacacacacacccatgaccgagggagggctcgaacctccaccgggaccagctgcacagtctatgactgcagcgccctagaccgctagctaatcccgcgcagctctcGGTGTTTTCACGGGAAATATGCTCCCgggaaatttaaacattacacacgcTACCGAAAAGCGCGGAAAAGCACTGAGTTTGTTACGTTTCCCAATGTGATGCAACTGAGGGAACATTCCAGATGGTAGGACAACCATTATACCGTAATTTTGTACAGCCTTATTTTCATGAAGTCAGACTGTGCTGTGGTTTGATTTCTCATTCGACATTACGTCGTACTGACTTGTACCAATCCATATCATCCAGAATTCCCCTTGCCTCCAGGATTCGCACCAACTTGTGTCCTACTCGTATTGGTGAGCGATCACCCATTTAATATAATACGTCAACATCTCAGTGCGAAATTGTTATTAAAACCGAGAGAATTTTACGGAAAACGAACTCTTGGCGCACACTCATTCTGTAAACTACGCAGTGACTCGTTCCACGAccaaatacgagggtaagtcaattattatccgcaaagtaattacaaaattttattgtaatcaaataggaaacgtacaataacatcatttttcgacatagtctccttgcgtttctacTCACTTGCTCcaacgttgtacaagcttcctgatgacctcatgaaagaaggttctcggttgagctgcgagccaggaatgcaacgcttctttcactgcttcgtccgaggcaaatcgacggccacatAATGCCTGTTtcggtggaccaaacaagtgatactcagaaggggcaagatcgggattaTATAgaagatgatccagtacttcaaatttgagtttctgtagcgtttcagcagtgtggccaGCAGTATGAGGACCGGCATTGTCGTgtaacaacacaacaccttctgacagcaatcctcggcgtttgcttcgaattgcaggcttcagcctggcagtaagcacCTCACTGTATCGTACTCTGTattttgttgtgcccctttcctcaTCATGTTTTAGTACTGAACTTTGTACGTCACAAAAaaagtaagcatcagttttcctgcgaacGATTGGGTctcgaactttttcttgcacggcgaattttgatgtttccattccatactctgccgtttactctccggctcgtaatgatggatacaTGTTTCGTTACAAGTAATGACCCTGTCTAagcagttgtccccttcgttaccatagcgatccaaatgttttttgcagatgtccgagcacgtttgtttatgcaacAGTGTCAGTTGTTTTGGGAccaatcttgcacaaactttatgaaacccaagtccgtTATGGattatttcgtaggcagaaccatgactaattttCAGACGATGTGCCACCTCGTCAATAGTTaaccgtctgtctaagagaatcatttgacgtgaacgctcaatggtttcttcgttTGTGGCGATAAACGGTCGTCCGACACCTTCATCAACACttctgcgaccatttcggaatttttcaatccattcgtagacactccgttgtggaaaaacactgttcccgtaccgtACCAAAAGTCTTCGATAAATTTAgggccctgatacgccttccgaccacaaaaaacggatcactgaacgttgctcttctgtggtgcaaatagacagtggagcagccatgattaacaacaCGGCAGCGATAGCGAAACTAACCTTGCAGCTTCAAAATTGCAGagatataacaacaaacaaacaaagcatgcgtcatcaacgtaaaacgacagtagtacccaaataaacaaaaatatatctaaattgcggataataattatcTTATCTATCTAtacaaacaatttgggagacaatctgagcagccgtcttcgattctttgcagatgacgctgtcctttatcgactaataaagtcatcagaagttcaaagcaaactgcaaagcgatttaaaaaaatatctgaatggtgcgaaaagtggcagttgaccctaaataacgaaaagtgtgaggtcacccacatgagtactaaaaggaactcgttaaacttcggttacgcgataaatcagtctaatctaaaagccgtaaattcaactgaatacctaggtattacaattacgaacgacttaaattggaaagaacacatagaaaatgttctggggaaggctaacaaaaggctgcgttttattggcaggacacttaaatgtaacagacctactaaggagactgcctacgcttcgcttgtccgtcctattttagaatactgctgcgcggtgtgggatccttaccagacaggactgacatagtacatcgaaaaagttcaaagaaaggcagcacgttttgtattatcgcgtaatttgggagagagtgtcacagaaatgatacaggatttgggctgtaaatcgTTAAaagcaaggcgtttttcgttgcgacggaatcttctcacgcaattccaatcaccaactttctcctccgaatgcgaagaaattttgttgacaccgacctacatagggcggagcgattaccacgataaaataagggaaatcagagctcgtacggaaagatgtaggtgttcattctttccgcgcgctatacgagactggaataatagagaattgtgaaggtggttcgatcaaccctctgccaggcacttaaatgtgatttgcagagtatccatgtagatgtagatgtagatgaatatgatcaATTGACTTACCCTCCTAGTTCTGGCTCGCGTATTCGTAGCGAAcctgataaataaataacaacaatcGACGTGAACGTTGTGTTCGACTATAGCCTGAACGGAGGCCTCCCCTCACTCGTGATGGAGTTTACGACTGCATGTCTTTACGCCAACGGAAAATCTGTCAAGGAATTACGCTGCTTTGATGCCAGCAACCAGTGCATCTTCTTTCACGCGGAGATCTCGCTAGCCCTCTCTCCGCTGGTTAATACCGACAGCACCTCGTTTGGTGGCAGGGGCATCGCTTTGGATTGGACAGTGTACTTTTTCGAAGAGAAACAGCCAAATTTCTCACGCCATCCAAATGCCAGTAGGCGCCCTTCTCTTGGATGTACAGACAGAAACGCCAGTTTCACCCTCAAGCACCCTCAAGGCGAGAGCTGTGCAATCCAGCGCCATCCATAGCTATGGCAAGCAGGTTAGTGCCTGCAACCGTCGTCGATAAGCATTTTGGGAAACAGTACCGTTCAGTCAAAAACTGGAGACAAACTCAGAAGGTGTCGATTCCCTGCGATTGACACACTGTGAAAAGCATTCTGCCGACATCACGGGACTTCCGAGCTCTCTAGGCCCACTCGTTTCTGACGAGAAATCGAATACTCGCCACTCCCAGTAAAATGTATCGAGCTAACACAGTTAACTATCACAAAGAGAAATGTGACAGCCATATCACATCATCCCTCCGTCCCTCTTCAGAAAGGAATATAATCCCCACCTAACATAATATCAATCGTCCACCACATGGTTTAGGCATCCAAGAAACAAATTGACCAATGTAACCAAGCAAAAGTAAAGATCAGGACACCTGACGGTCATCCAGCACACAAATTTGGTATGGCAGGGTGTCAAATTGTCTGCATGTTTCATatgacaagccggccgctgtggcgagcggttgtaggcgcttcagtcaggaaccgtgctgctgctaacgtcgcaggttcgaatcctgcctcgggcatggctgtgtgtgatgtccttaggttaggttaggtttaagtagttgtaagtctagtgggctgatgacctcagatgttaagtcccatagagctcagagccatttgaaccattttttatacaaaTAACAATAGAATAGAAAAAGGTGAGAGTGACTACTGTGCCTCATATTTCGCTCTTAAGGTAAATGTGTAAGCAACACAAATACATATGTTTGTAGAATATTGGTCCCACATGTGGATTTAAACTGCAGCTGATTAGCTTTCAGCCTGGGTTTTCACTGCAAGCCTGATTTCTTAGCTAAATCGTTAATGActtcaaaattttgtgaaatttctgggaatgaaggtataataataataatctaggtATAACATGTAAGCGCTGTGGATCGGTGTCTACTTTTCTCAAATGGACCATAACATCAGAATAACATTGTAAATCATTTAAATGATAACTGTTATTTGAAACAGCAAGCAGCAAAAATTTAATTTACAACTAGGTTTTCAACTCTTTGAGAGTGTAACAGTGTATAAAAATAAGGTTACACCTATTTACCCGGATGACATAACGTTATAGCAATATATGTTTGCATAAGAATGACGAAACGAACATTAAAAAGATGTGCTTTTGACAAAAAACATAGTTTGAACACAATAGTTTATCTCACAGTAAAAAGGCTTTACAGTCCTGTCACTCTATATTAAGTAACAAAATTTAATGTGAAATTAAATGTGTTTGCACAAAAACAAATCTACTTAATAAATGTGGGGCTTCGTTAATGAAAAATCACACTACGTTGTACCAAAAGACAATAAACAAACTTTATTCCTCAAAGTATGCTCGCTCCTGCCACATGATCAATTGATAAATTAATCATTCATTTACACTACATTCAGCTACCTTATACGTGTAGTCTATTTAAAATTAACTCATGTTTACAAATAATCTTCCAAAAATGAGGTATTTCCCATGTATGAAATACAACAAATAGAAACTTCTCCATCTGCGTATGTGCAGACGACGATTTTatttttacgagggtcagtcaaaaagtaatgcctcctattttttttttctacgtttaattgtcaggaaatttaaatgcaattacattgaggatcattttgtcatttttcaatgtaatctccgcccatctctacagttttggtccatcttggaacaagggcatgtatcccagcacggtaaaaatcacagctctgcttcctaagccattgacgcacggatgttttgacggcctcctcatcttcaaaatgaatcccacgatgagcttcttttagtggcccgaacagatggaagtctgatggtgccaggtcagggctgtatgggggatgaggcaaaacttcccatccaattttgacaatctcgtcagaggtgtgacgactggtgtgtggtcttgcattgtcatgcaaaagaagaacatctgccattgattttgttgggcgaactcgctgaagacgtgctttaagttttttgagggttgtgacgtattgaacagaatttattgtgcatccctgctccaaaaaatcaaccagaatcacaccctctgtatcccagaaaactgttgccataactttccctgccgatcgcacagttttgaattttttcttcctcggcgagcttgtgtgacgccactccattgactgcctctttgattcgggttcaaaaaaatgcacccatgtttcgtccccggtcacaattttttttagaaactcatctccctccaaacggaagcgctgcaagtgttgggaggctattgttttccttgcctctttattctgatcggttaacattcttggaacccaccgtgcacaaacttttgagtaccccaattgtttaataatcgtgatcacactgcctttactaagagaaataatgcgacacacttcatctgcagtcacccgacggtcaccacgaatgatgtcatcaacttgctgaatgttgtgtggagtcactgcactcaccggcctgccgctccgcttttcgtcagtcaacggtgtttgcccttcagcttccttacaacgacgaacccatcgtctaacagtgctgacatccactgtcacagcaccatacaccttcttcagtctttcatgaatgcgtatgggcgtttcaccttctgcattcaagaattcaatcacacaacgctgtctcaaacgaacatcgatgtcggccatcttacaaacttctgctgtgctgccacctgttgacacagaaagttactactgcagtggattgcagaagaaggtttgaggaatggcgccaaattcaaatttttcacttaacttaatttttttaagtagaaaaaaaatgggaggcattactttttgaccgaccctcgtacgttTCGTGCATTTCTGGCCCATTTTTATCTGCATGGTAGGACAACCCTCGAACTGGCGCTCAACTCTCCTTCTCTGCAACAGTCAGAAAGATTCCAATTAGCATCGTAGGCACAAATACTTTTTCATCACATCCTAGGATGTAAATACGTGGTTGGATATGATTTTTAAAGAAACGTTAAACAGTGTAGTCGTTGAAGcatctgaaaacaaagaaaaacattaaatgtttAATCACATAGTCAAATTTCCCGCAAAAATATAAGTGTTGGAGATATCCAGTTTTCTCTTTCAAATCTACAGTGCTCTTCCATTTTGTTAGTCCAAGCGATGAAAATCAATAAGATACGCACTAAACAGACAAGTTCATAAAGGGTGACAAAAATTCGCTCAAAACAATATATCCTACCACTCATAGCTAG
It includes:
- the LOC126272368 gene encoding uncharacterized protein LOC126272368 isoform X2 translates to MVILSRRAGGSPPAMSVPGAGHCRLTTQTSTPPRHHADWDINDTSIPRVSEFDRWQEWADGHCRLVYPASSEEAKRHASGWAMRNTNNHNVHILKKSCLGVLVCSLRCVLPHGDKVHLRPAICDKARKKQQGKPCPNRQCSGRLEILACRGHCGYPVTHFWRHTEHAIFFQAKGVHDHPRPEAKSASEARRSLGAGRRVRGLAVLLARDAALGSKLLSLRENKRPADGSCDSSPRNSLCALEPPPPLISDSEKGFSCSCPPFECVCTRQTAGQQGSFYTGSQYQGTVAHTDWLQEHLHQMGALPVHEEPPPVPPSFFGLSAEDSSGAIQSHQHQPQYDFTAAAGDLFQPDEIFQLDQPLRTPDYGALLHHQQPPHPHHQHHSHEDLLEQGRSGSEAAHSPPMLLDLGSGVVKSEPAPEPYWLVTQPQPAQHHIAAADESDSCSSRFAACSPDSGAPITTGVDDSVGNDGLSFGDPSMRMQCAEGLQSVPCTTPDLQPDLAASNKNDVDCVPVLPYGLEDGRDKMQVANGQSSSVHNVQGMVYYDARDAFQHHDEGLHDFHSYSSSSEHLYKGRPQDQSDRVTCEASNDLLKNYRYPTGDSTFDPRLQTRDLITPGFATNCSSGVPMGDENVHCPIVDYPLNSVVGMYCTDGDIEMQDRRNTASGDSLRMMCVNASDDPMHEFRINCSLPSDGFHSPPHFHGSPHFQHVANH
- the LOC126272368 gene encoding uncharacterized protein LOC126272368 isoform X1; this translates as MHLQPLDADPRSRRAGGSPPAMSVPGAGHCRLTTQTSTPPRHHADWDINDTSIPRVSEFDRWQEWADGHCRLVYPASSEEAKRHASGWAMRNTNNHNVHILKKSCLGVLVCSLRCVLPHGDKVHLRPAICDKARKKQQGKPCPNRQCSGRLEILACRGHCGYPVTHFWRHTEHAIFFQAKGVHDHPRPEAKSASEARRSLGAGRRVRGLAVLLARDAALGSKLLSLRENKRPADGSCDSSPRNSLCALEPPPPLISDSEKGFSCSCPPFECVCTRQTAGQQGSFYTGSQYQGTVAHTDWLQEHLHQMGALPVHEEPPPVPPSFFGLSAEDSSGAIQSHQHQPQYDFTAAAGDLFQPDEIFQLDQPLRTPDYGALLHHQQPPHPHHQHHSHEDLLEQGRSGSEAAHSPPMLLDLGSGVVKSEPAPEPYWLVTQPQPAQHHIAAADESDSCSSRFAACSPDSGAPITTGVDDSVGNDGLSFGDPSMRMQCAEGLQSVPCTTPDLQPDLAASNKNDVDCVPVLPYGLEDGRDKMQVANGQSSSVHNVQGMVYYDARDAFQHHDEGLHDFHSYSSSSEHLYKGRPQDQSDRVTCEASNDLLKNYRYPTGDSTFDPRLQTRDLITPGFATNCSSGVPMGDENVHCPIVDYPLNSVVGMYCTDGDIEMQDRRNTASGDSLRMMCVNASDDPMHEFRINCSLPSDGFHSPPHFHGSPHFQHVANH